One window of Brevibacillus choshinensis genomic DNA carries:
- a CDS encoding ABC transporter ATP-binding protein, translating into MTKVIDVELRGIMKKFQNNVVVQDFNLQVEQGEFISFLGPSGCGKTTTLNMIAGFLDPDGGDLLIKGQRMNGVPPYKRELGMVFQTYSLFPHMTVAENIAYGLKLRKVSKSEMQERVKRVLELVKLPNVADRYPKQLSGGQRQRIAIARALVIEPSLLLLDEPLSNLDAKLREELRDELKRLHQEIGVTTIFVTHDQEEALSLSDRIVVLNHGFVEQIGTPLEIYNQPASEFVHTFIGKTNRMEGEVVSVEGDRLIVRTKEGMTIHAGKQQVGFAPKQKVIVFVRPEKITLTDTAGAGINQVEGHLQLASFLGSYTECEVRAGGHTLSVKVQMSDKSAERELGTKVFCQWNAEDVLVMPAERG; encoded by the coding sequence GTGACCAAGGTGATTGACGTCGAACTACGCGGCATCATGAAAAAATTTCAAAACAATGTCGTGGTTCAAGACTTCAACCTGCAGGTGGAACAAGGCGAGTTTATTTCTTTCCTCGGGCCATCTGGTTGCGGTAAAACCACGACCCTGAACATGATTGCTGGTTTTCTGGACCCGGATGGCGGTGATTTGCTGATCAAGGGGCAACGCATGAACGGCGTTCCCCCTTACAAGCGGGAGCTGGGGATGGTGTTCCAGACCTACTCTCTCTTCCCACACATGACCGTGGCAGAAAACATCGCGTACGGCTTGAAGCTGAGAAAAGTGAGCAAATCCGAAATGCAGGAGCGGGTAAAACGGGTGCTGGAGCTGGTGAAGCTACCGAATGTCGCAGACCGCTACCCCAAGCAGCTATCCGGGGGTCAGCGCCAACGGATCGCGATCGCGCGGGCATTGGTCATCGAGCCGTCCTTACTGCTGTTGGATGAACCTCTCAGCAACCTGGATGCCAAGCTGCGCGAGGAACTGCGCGACGAGCTGAAGCGCCTGCATCAGGAAATCGGTGTCACGACGATTTTTGTTACACACGATCAAGAGGAAGCTTTGTCCCTATCGGACAGGATCGTTGTATTGAACCACGGCTTTGTGGAGCAGATTGGCACACCGCTGGAGATTTACAATCAACCAGCTTCGGAGTTCGTGCATACGTTCATCGGGAAAACAAACCGAATGGAAGGCGAAGTGGTCAGTGTCGAAGGTGATCGTCTCATCGTTCGAACAAAAGAAGGGATGACCATTCATGCGGGCAAGCAGCAAGTCGGGTTTGCCCCCAAGCAAAAGGTGATCGTCTTCGTACGACCGGAGAAAATCACGCTGACCGATACGGCTGGTGCGGGAATCAATCAGGTGGAAGGTCATTTACAGCTGGCCTCGTTCCTCGGGTCTTATACCGAGTGCGAAGTGCGTGCGGGCGGCCACACCTTGTCAGTCAAAGTGCAGATGAGCGACAAGTCGGCTGAACGTGAACTGGGTACCAAGGTATTTTGCCAATGGAATGCGGAAGATGTGCTGGTCATGCCGGCAGAGAGGGGATGA
- a CDS encoding ABC transporter substrate-binding protein, whose product MKKKALSVLSIFALTGSLLAGCGSPAPQSSAPAQPAGSKDSAPAQVQLEDTLVVAGNGATVEKLMKDEFFKKFNEKYPNVKLTYVSGVSTEIVAKVKAQKNSPQIDLTIVEGGEQEKGRQEGLWETVSATDIPNMKNVPEDLKMKEDSGVVVNFTPMGITYNTELVKEKNLPVPKSWNDLTKPEVKGNITMTDVASNFGRSTMIMLAYANGGSETSIEPGFQKMATIAGYMPTFAKSAAQLQQNLQNKSAAYTTWTMARSLTQKETGLPVEFVFPEEGGNIVPNVATLVKGAKHPQAAKAFIDFLLTDDVQTMYATKLYYNPATPVKLPDDIAKTLEFDRSKVVNFDYGVISKETSNWLDRFNKEIAPNTGK is encoded by the coding sequence GTGAAGAAAAAGGCATTATCCGTACTCTCCATTTTTGCTCTGACAGGATCTTTGCTCGCGGGCTGTGGCTCGCCAGCACCACAATCATCCGCACCAGCACAGCCTGCTGGATCAAAAGACAGCGCACCAGCACAGGTTCAGTTGGAGGACACGCTCGTAGTAGCAGGTAATGGCGCTACAGTAGAAAAGCTGATGAAAGACGAGTTCTTCAAAAAGTTCAATGAAAAATATCCGAACGTGAAACTGACTTATGTCTCCGGTGTTTCCACCGAAATCGTAGCGAAAGTCAAAGCACAGAAAAACTCTCCACAAATTGACTTGACGATCGTAGAAGGCGGCGAGCAAGAAAAAGGTCGCCAAGAGGGCTTGTGGGAAACCGTCTCCGCGACAGATATTCCGAACATGAAGAACGTACCGGAAGACCTGAAGATGAAAGAAGATAGCGGTGTCGTCGTCAACTTCACGCCGATGGGAATTACCTATAATACCGAGCTGGTAAAAGAAAAGAATCTGCCTGTACCGAAGTCTTGGAACGATTTGACCAAGCCTGAGGTAAAAGGCAACATCACAATGACAGACGTAGCGAGCAACTTTGGCCGCTCGACCATGATCATGCTGGCTTATGCCAACGGTGGATCGGAGACGAGCATCGAGCCTGGGTTCCAAAAGATGGCGACCATCGCAGGGTACATGCCTACTTTTGCGAAGAGTGCCGCACAGCTTCAGCAAAACCTGCAAAACAAGAGCGCAGCCTACACCACATGGACAATGGCTCGCAGCCTGACGCAAAAAGAAACAGGATTGCCGGTGGAGTTTGTCTTCCCAGAAGAGGGTGGAAACATCGTGCCAAACGTTGCGACTTTGGTAAAAGGGGCAAAGCATCCGCAAGCAGCTAAAGCGTTTATCGACTTTTTGCTGACAGATGATGTCCAAACCATGTATGCAACCAAGCTGTACTACAACCCAGCTACTCCGGTTAAGCTACCGGACGACATCGCAAAAACGCTGGAATTCGACCGTTCCAAAGTAGTGAACTTCGACTATGGCGTGATCAGTAAAGAAACCTCGAACTGGCTGGATCGCTTCAATAAAGAAATCGCACCCAACACAGGAAAGTAG
- a CDS encoding IclR family transcriptional regulator, with translation MDQVLSSVRNSCRLLKIFLDSPKELGVTELSKMLEMSKGAVHKLLSTLESEGFIRQNEKTKQYTLGYTLLELGTKVLKNHDIVDFSMPFLNRLVSRTNELVVLCVKDARDAIYVAKVDSPHPIRFTVESFRRFPLYSTTAARVLLAYQPKEFQDEILEETLKTYTPYSYTSVDSIKEDLLVIKERGYEISSNRRNNGVTGIAAPIFDASGQVTASISVIGPSDRVLPQQEDILHETLETVQEMSAQLGYRS, from the coding sequence ATGGATCAAGTGCTCTCTTCTGTCCGCAACAGCTGCAGGCTGTTAAAAATTTTTCTCGATTCACCAAAAGAACTCGGAGTGACGGAATTAAGCAAAATGCTTGAAATGTCAAAGGGAGCCGTGCACAAACTGCTATCTACTCTGGAGTCCGAAGGGTTTATCCGCCAAAATGAAAAAACCAAGCAGTACACGCTTGGTTACACACTTCTGGAGCTAGGCACGAAAGTATTGAAGAATCACGACATCGTCGATTTTTCGATGCCTTTTTTAAATCGCCTTGTCTCCCGTACCAATGAACTAGTCGTCCTGTGCGTAAAGGATGCGCGGGATGCTATCTACGTGGCGAAAGTGGACTCTCCTCACCCGATTCGATTTACCGTCGAATCCTTTCGGCGATTCCCTCTTTACTCGACCACGGCTGCGCGTGTTTTGCTCGCCTACCAGCCAAAGGAATTCCAGGATGAAATCCTCGAGGAGACGCTCAAAACGTACACACCTTACTCGTACACCTCTGTCGATTCCATCAAGGAAGATCTGCTGGTGATCAAGGAACGTGGCTACGAAATCAGCTCCAATCGCCGCAATAACGGCGTAACGGGCATCGCGGCTCCGATCTTTGACGCCTCTGGTCAGGTGACAGCCTCCATCAGTGTCATCGGACCATCCGATCGTGTCCTTCCGCAACAAGAAGACATCCTGCACGAAACACTGGAAACCGTTCAGGAAATGTCCGCACAGCTCGGCTATCGCTCTTGA
- a CDS encoding AzlD domain-containing protein → MNDKILLYIGLMALITYLTRFPMLLISSRWDIPDWLKRGLAMVPVGVFSSMTIPPILFHTPKGEWSPEYLVAGVAALAVGLWKKQIVWALLAGVVVIALWRQLAQWM, encoded by the coding sequence GTGAACGATAAAATCCTGCTGTATATCGGATTAATGGCTTTGATCACTTATTTGACTCGCTTTCCGATGCTCCTGATCAGCTCTCGTTGGGACATACCCGATTGGTTGAAGCGGGGACTGGCGATGGTGCCGGTAGGAGTGTTTAGCTCCATGACCATTCCACCGATCCTATTTCACACACCAAAAGGGGAATGGAGCCCGGAATACCTCGTAGCAGGAGTGGCCGCCCTCGCTGTAGGGCTATGGAAAAAGCAAATTGTGTGGGCGTTGCTGGCAGGAGTCGTCGTGATTGCGCTTTGGCGCCAGCTGGCACAATGGATGTAA
- a CDS encoding AzlC family ABC transporter permease, which produces MSYASFAKGMKQIFPVAAAGIVDGLVFGILARQAGLGVTEAMLFSLLVNAGSSQFAAVGLISQGIVGWPILVSTLLLNARHLLYGLSLGPKFRGTAPWKLALMGGWLNDETYALKATYLSAGEKPSLSYFAGASAADYLIWNISTFVGAWFGAVFTQTEAYGLDFAFVATFLGFLAVNLVSSFHVKVAGCAALVACIGYALGGATVAVITGTLTAVVIGAVSGER; this is translated from the coding sequence TTGTCGTATGCATCATTTGCAAAAGGAATGAAACAGATCTTCCCCGTAGCTGCGGCGGGGATCGTAGATGGATTGGTATTTGGTATCCTGGCGAGGCAAGCGGGCCTGGGAGTGACGGAAGCGATGCTGTTTTCCTTGCTAGTCAATGCCGGTTCCTCTCAATTTGCAGCAGTCGGACTCATTTCACAAGGAATCGTAGGCTGGCCGATCCTCGTGTCGACGTTATTGCTAAATGCCCGCCATCTGTTGTACGGGCTGTCGCTCGGGCCAAAATTTCGGGGGACCGCGCCATGGAAGCTCGCGCTCATGGGAGGATGGCTCAATGATGAGACGTACGCTCTGAAAGCGACGTATTTGTCAGCAGGGGAAAAGCCGAGCCTGTCTTATTTTGCTGGAGCCAGTGCGGCCGATTATTTGATCTGGAACATCAGCACGTTTGTGGGGGCTTGGTTTGGAGCTGTCTTTACCCAGACGGAAGCCTATGGACTTGATTTTGCTTTCGTGGCAACATTTCTCGGTTTCCTCGCTGTCAATTTGGTGTCGTCTTTTCATGTCAAAGTGGCCGGTTGTGCTGCCCTCGTAGCGTGTATCGGGTATGCCTTGGGTGGAGCGACGGTAGCGGTCATTACAGGAACATTGACGGCAGTGGTGATTGGGGCGGTGAGCGGTGAACGATAA
- the pdxR gene encoding MocR-like pyridoxine biosynthesis transcription factor PdxR, translating to MLDISPHLVEGSDALYLQLYRYFCTEIQSRRLPSGTRLPSVRALSHHLRVSKTTVETAYHQLLAEGYLESRERSGFYVVDVEWDGPVSVRQVKVKKKELTPAVEVRSEPVPSIRYDFHQAQVDAEHFPFEGWRRYTNQCMQQENQSVLYYGDRQGELSLREEIARYLRQARGVQATAEQIVIGAGTQVMITLLGLLFGLRGQAVAMEDPGYNGVRAVFRHLGFEIQPIPLEEDGIDVEALGNSGARLVYITPSHQDPTGIVMPYAKRLKLLHWANRTESYIMEDDYDGEFRYSGRPIPSLQGLDTEGRVIYLGTFSKALLPTIRISYMVLPHSLLSIYQTRLVEFDQSASRIHQETLALFMKHGDWARHIRKMRTLYRKKHEAMLHILQEELGAHIRITGHDAGMSVTVEVHSSCSSKELAKIAETAGIRVHPACHKWISPAPNALPSFQFGFGGQSIEDMEDGIRLLSRVWKPYFS from the coding sequence GTGCTGGACATCAGTCCTCATTTGGTAGAAGGAAGTGACGCGCTTTACTTGCAGTTATATCGGTATTTTTGTACGGAAATCCAGTCCAGACGGTTGCCTTCTGGGACGAGGCTACCCTCGGTGCGGGCCCTCAGCCATCATTTGCGGGTGAGCAAAACAACTGTAGAAACGGCCTATCATCAGTTGCTCGCCGAAGGATATTTGGAGAGCCGTGAGCGGAGCGGTTTTTACGTAGTGGATGTGGAGTGGGATGGCCCTGTTTCGGTTAGACAGGTGAAAGTGAAAAAGAAAGAGCTGACTCCCGCTGTAGAAGTACGGAGTGAGCCCGTTCCTTCGATTCGCTATGATTTTCATCAAGCGCAGGTCGATGCGGAGCATTTCCCATTTGAAGGATGGCGCAGATATACGAATCAATGTATGCAGCAAGAAAACCAGAGTGTTCTTTACTATGGAGATCGTCAGGGAGAGCTATCGTTACGGGAGGAAATCGCCCGTTATCTCAGACAAGCCCGCGGTGTACAGGCGACAGCCGAACAAATCGTGATCGGAGCGGGAACGCAGGTCATGATCACGCTTCTCGGCCTCCTGTTTGGCTTGCGTGGACAAGCTGTTGCGATGGAGGACCCCGGATACAATGGAGTGCGTGCGGTGTTTCGGCATTTGGGATTTGAGATCCAGCCGATTCCTTTGGAGGAGGATGGCATCGATGTAGAGGCGCTGGGGAATAGTGGCGCCAGACTCGTTTACATCACGCCTTCCCATCAGGACCCGACTGGTATCGTCATGCCGTATGCGAAACGTCTCAAGCTGCTGCATTGGGCGAATCGAACGGAAAGCTACATCATGGAAGATGATTACGATGGAGAATTTCGTTATAGCGGTCGGCCAATCCCATCCCTGCAAGGGCTGGATACAGAAGGGCGTGTCATCTATTTAGGCACGTTTTCCAAGGCACTCCTACCGACCATTCGGATCAGCTACATGGTCCTTCCTCATTCTTTGCTGTCCATCTATCAAACTAGGCTCGTAGAATTCGATCAATCTGCTTCGCGCATCCATCAGGAGACGTTGGCGCTGTTCATGAAGCATGGAGATTGGGCGAGGCATATTCGAAAAATGAGGACGTTGTATCGCAAAAAACATGAAGCGATGCTGCACATTTTGCAAGAAGAACTCGGTGCTCACATACGCATCACGGGCCATGATGCAGGGATGTCAGTGACGGTGGAAGTACATAGTTCATGCAGTTCCAAAGAGCTGGCCAAGATCGCCGAAACGGCAGGAATCCGCGTCCATCCGGCTTGCCACAAGTGGATCAGCCCTGCGCCGAATGCGCTGCCCTCCTTTCAATTTGGCTTTGGTGGTCAGTCTATAGAAGATATGGAGGATGGCATTCGGTTGCTTTCGAGAGTGTGGAAGCCTTATTTTTCGTAA
- a CDS encoding YjcZ family sporulation protein, whose translation MGFFDDNFTLILVLFILLVIVGCDC comes from the coding sequence ATGGGCTTCTTTGACGATAACTTTACGTTAATTCTTGTGCTTTTTATCTTGCTGGTGATCGTAGGCTGTGATTGTTAA